The following are from one region of the Isoalcanivorax indicus genome:
- a CDS encoding HmuY family protein has protein sequence MQDRRTFSHWRVSLMGAAVMALAACGGSSGSSTPPGNGGGDEQPDVQARSYDASSYTDWVHVNLESGDTVAEDGDWHIALRRTELRLNGGDSGPGNTAGALVAAQDDFYDGDGEPNSSVFLNATPDSELSPLLEDYPAPATNAWIVDRLSSAFGGMNDWYLYQHSAPQCDAGAGLIVANPDKGWLLKSGEGNSYARVRATDIVFCTRDGNGVETFTFEFDVQVPDSDQFTTEATFTGTLPPAGGEVCFDFNADEIVDCTGNAWDLKAGFAGMNFFLRSNSGDSGDGAGGVFGPHDWADLATWQSATIDPDSGEPIPAHLYAADSSSGIFAQQSWYAYNLQGNHRLWPNYRVYRIDTDRNDDDAPQFQLQVTGYYSEGGASGHPRLRWRQLDLNATQE, from the coding sequence ATGCAAGACAGAAGAACATTTTCGCACTGGCGTGTGTCGCTGATGGGCGCCGCCGTGATGGCACTGGCCGCCTGCGGCGGCTCATCAGGCAGCAGCACACCGCCGGGTAACGGCGGCGGCGATGAGCAGCCGGATGTCCAGGCGCGCAGCTACGACGCCAGCAGTTATACCGACTGGGTGCATGTGAATCTGGAAAGCGGCGACACCGTGGCCGAAGACGGCGACTGGCACATTGCGCTGCGCCGCACCGAACTGCGCCTGAATGGCGGCGATTCCGGCCCGGGCAATACGGCCGGTGCGCTGGTGGCAGCGCAGGATGATTTTTATGACGGCGACGGCGAGCCGAACAGCAGCGTATTTCTGAATGCCACGCCGGATTCCGAGCTGAGTCCCTTGCTGGAAGATTATCCGGCCCCGGCCACTAATGCCTGGATCGTGGACCGCCTCTCCAGCGCGTTTGGTGGCATGAATGACTGGTATCTGTACCAGCACAGCGCACCGCAGTGTGATGCGGGTGCTGGCCTGATTGTGGCCAACCCGGACAAGGGCTGGTTGCTGAAATCCGGTGAAGGCAACAGCTATGCCCGCGTGCGCGCCACCGATATCGTTTTCTGCACCCGCGATGGCAATGGCGTGGAAACCTTTACTTTCGAATTTGATGTGCAGGTGCCGGATTCGGACCAGTTCACCACCGAGGCCACCTTTACCGGCACCTTGCCGCCGGCGGGCGGCGAAGTCTGCTTCGATTTCAACGCTGACGAGATTGTGGATTGCACCGGCAACGCCTGGGACCTCAAGGCCGGTTTTGCCGGCATGAACTTCTTCCTGCGCAGCAATAGCGGCGACAGCGGCGACGGCGCCGGTGGCGTATTCGGCCCGCATGACTGGGCGGACCTGGCCACCTGGCAAAGCGCCACCATCGACCCCGACAGTGGCGAACCGATTCCGGCACACCTTTATGCCGCCGACAGCAGCAGCGGCATCTTCGCGCAGCAAAGCTGGTACGCCTACAACCTGCAGGGCAACCACCGCCTGTGGCCGAACTACCGCGTCTACCGCATTGATACCGATCGCAATGACGACGACGCGCCGCAATTCCAGTTGCAGGTCACCGGCTACTACAGCGAAGGCGGTGCCAGTGGCCACCCGCGCCTGCGCTGGCGGCAGCTTGATCTGAACGCTACACAGGAGTAA
- a CDS encoding hemin-degrading factor, which yields MTQASTHASQTTAPFSPEQRQALQAAWRALRETQPRLRIRNAAEQLGVSELTLLLTEPEDKVVRLQPAFTDLYPSLSLLGRIMTLARNDEVVHETTGQMSKFSVMEGGRMGLCLGEIDLRVFFSHWGHACAVTEAGPKGPRHSVQMFDHSGQAVHKIYATDGTDMQAWEGLVARFRAADQRPPLALQPAPAFQRQPSLPDPQPLRDDWAAITDVHQFHDMLRRHGLDRLTALEQVGEPWARPVAQDSVENVLNSVAEIGTPIMAFVGNRGIVQIYTGRVHRLLRTGEWFNVLDPHFNLHMRTGDMKHLWVVRRPSEDGDITSLDAFNAQGELVLSLFGERKPGKAELPAWRDLLAQIPRVS from the coding sequence ATGACGCAGGCATCGACTCACGCCAGCCAGACCACGGCGCCTTTTTCGCCGGAACAGCGCCAGGCCCTGCAGGCCGCCTGGCGCGCCCTGCGCGAAACGCAGCCGCGACTGCGTATTCGCAACGCGGCCGAGCAACTGGGGGTCAGCGAACTCACGCTGCTGCTGACCGAACCCGAAGACAAGGTGGTGCGGCTGCAGCCAGCCTTTACCGACCTCTATCCGTCGCTGTCGTTGTTGGGGCGCATCATGACGCTGGCGCGCAATGATGAAGTGGTGCATGAAACCACCGGCCAGATGAGCAAGTTCAGTGTCATGGAAGGCGGCCGCATGGGCCTGTGCCTGGGCGAGATCGACCTGCGGGTCTTTTTCTCCCACTGGGGGCATGCCTGCGCGGTGACGGAGGCCGGGCCGAAAGGTCCGCGCCACAGTGTGCAGATGTTTGATCACAGCGGTCAGGCGGTGCACAAGATTTATGCCACCGATGGCACCGACATGCAGGCCTGGGAGGGGCTGGTCGCACGCTTCCGCGCCGCCGACCAGCGCCCGCCGCTGGCACTGCAACCGGCACCGGCATTCCAGCGCCAACCGTCGCTGCCCGATCCGCAGCCGCTGCGCGATGACTGGGCGGCGATCACCGACGTGCACCAGTTTCACGACATGTTGAGACGCCACGGGCTGGATCGTCTGACGGCGCTGGAGCAGGTGGGCGAGCCCTGGGCGCGTCCGGTGGCCCAGGACAGCGTCGAGAATGTGCTCAACAGCGTGGCGGAGATCGGCACGCCGATCATGGCGTTTGTCGGCAATCGCGGCATTGTGCAGATCTACACCGGCCGCGTACACCGGCTGCTGCGCACCGGCGAGTGGTTCAATGTGCTCGACCCGCATTTCAATCTGCATATGCGCACTGGCGACATGAAACATCTGTGGGTGGTACGGCGGCCTTCGGAGGACGGCGATATCACGTCGCTGGATGCGTTCAATGCGCAGGGCGAACTGGTGCTGAGCCTGTTTGGCGAACGCAAGCCGGGCAAAGCCGAACTGCCTGCCTGGCGCGACCTGCTGGCGCAGATTCCGAGGGTGTCGTGA
- a CDS encoding heme/hemin ABC transporter substrate-binding protein, which translates to MNRRGRVAVLAALLLVQPASAQPALEQRLVVAGGAVTEMVYALGAEDQLVAVDDTSVWPPAARALPKIGYVRALPVEGIASLRPDKVLVSADEAGPARTLRQLERVTKVVPITAAHSAEGVLARAHQVAAETGREEAGAALVAQLEAAFARINERLPLADPPRVLCLLSAGSHGVRLAGRDTKAQALLDSLGLPNAVGDQRGYRPLSSEALLALAPDMVIIAETVPGEFRAEDWPALGMTPAARAGRILVADSMLLLGFGPRLPEAMAQVLDVATGAGEGEANAERGVVWSR; encoded by the coding sequence GTGAACAGGCGCGGACGGGTTGCCGTGCTGGCGGCGCTGCTGCTGGTGCAGCCTGCGTCGGCGCAACCGGCCCTGGAGCAACGGCTGGTGGTGGCGGGTGGCGCCGTGACCGAAATGGTCTATGCCCTGGGCGCCGAAGACCAGCTGGTGGCGGTGGATGACACCAGTGTCTGGCCGCCCGCCGCCCGTGCGCTGCCGAAGATCGGTTATGTGCGCGCCCTGCCGGTAGAGGGCATCGCCTCGCTGCGTCCTGACAAGGTGCTGGTGTCGGCAGACGAAGCGGGGCCTGCGCGCACCTTGCGCCAGTTGGAGCGTGTCACGAAGGTCGTACCCATCACGGCGGCTCACTCTGCGGAAGGGGTGCTGGCCCGGGCGCATCAGGTGGCCGCGGAAACCGGCCGCGAGGAAGCGGGCGCCGCGCTGGTGGCACAGCTGGAAGCCGCGTTCGCGCGCATCAATGAGCGCCTGCCGCTGGCCGACCCGCCGCGGGTGCTGTGTCTGCTGTCTGCGGGCAGCCATGGGGTGCGTCTGGCGGGGCGCGACACCAAGGCCCAGGCGCTGTTGGACAGCCTTGGTTTGCCCAACGCGGTGGGCGATCAGCGCGGCTACCGGCCCCTGAGCAGCGAAGCCTTGCTGGCGTTGGCGCCGGACATGGTCATCATCGCTGAAACCGTGCCGGGGGAATTCCGTGCCGAAGACTGGCCCGCACTGGGCATGACGCCCGCCGCGCGGGCAGGGCGCATTCTGGTGGCCGACAGCATGCTGTTGCTGGGGTTTGGTCCGCGCTTGCCGGAGGCCATGGCGCAGGTGCTGGATGTGGCCACCGGGGCGGGTGAGGGCGAGGCGAACGCAGAGAGAGGCGTAGTGTGGTCCCGGTAA